Below is a genomic region from Actinoallomurus bryophytorum.
TTCCCCGGCCCCTCGGCCGCGCACTGAAGGGGCGGGACTCAACCCACCGGCGAGGCGAGCTTCGGGTTCGGGCCGTAGGCGTTTTCGCCCGGCTCGCCCTCCTTGGCGGCGAAGACGATCAGAATGATCCAGCCGACCACCGGGATGAGGCCGATGAGCAGCCACCATCCGGATCGGCCGATGTCATGCAGTCGCCGGACGCCCACGGCGAGGCTCGGGATCAGTACCAGAAGGCTGTAGGCCCCGCCGATGTAGGTGCTCAGCTTGAGCACCAGGCCGATGCCGTCCAATATCAGAACGATGATGCCGTTGAAGAGGACGAACATCCAGTATTCCGTGCGCCGTGCCCGGCCGCTGAAGCCGGCGTAGTTCTTGAGTACCGCCAAGTACCAGTTCATTGCGTTCCTCTGTCTGGGGTCTTTGCCGCGAATCGCAGAAAGCAAAGACAGCCTAAAGGCGGCTAACGGCCGACGGCCGGTTGATCGTAGACCGATCCGCATTTGTTATGACGATCTGCTGGGTGACCGCCACCTACGGCAATAAAAGAGGAATCGTGCGGAAATGTACCTTACGTGTGGTTTCAAGGGCATGCAGCGTCGTGGAGGATTCCTCGCCCCCGGCGTACTGTCGGGTGATGCCGATGGCTGAGGACGAGCACGTGTTCAGGGCGGCGGTCGCGGGACTGACCCATGCCGTCCGGCTGGCGCCGCCGGACGACAAGGCCGCCGCGCGCCTGGCCCCTCTTCTCCAGGAGGTGGAGACCCTCTCGACCCTCGGCCCCGACGCTCCTCTCGACCGGCTCACGGGGCCCGCTCATCGCGCGGTCCACGCGTACCGGCCCGTCTGCCTTGACGCCGGCACACCGGCGGAGCGGGGCGAGGGCGACGGGCCCGTGTTCATCGCCTGGTCACGTCTCCACGAGGCACTCCACCGGCTCGAGGAGACCGGCAAAAACGCGTGACCCTCGTTCACGCGTCGCGCAGGTGGAGCAGGAGCCCGGCGAACAGGAGCGATGCGGCGGCCCAGATGGCGAGCACGCCGAGGCCCGCCCAGGGGCCGATGGGCAGGCCGCTCAGGTGGGTGGTGGCCTGGACCGTGAGTCCCGCGCTCATCGGGCCGATCTGCTCCAGGTGCCGCTGCCAGTCCGGATCCGAGACCGCGTGGGTGATGATCGGGAAGAGGTAGAGCAGGCCGAGGACGCTGCCGATGGCCGTCGCGGGGTCACGTACGGCGATCGCGGTTCCGAGACTGAGCAGGCCGATCAGGGCCAGGTAGAGGATCGAGCCCGCGGTGGCGCGCAGGACGGACCCGTCTCCCGCAGAGGGGTGCGGGCCGGGCAGAATGAGCCGCCCGGCCAGCAGGGACGCGAGTACGGAGACGGTCCCAGCGACCAGCACGACGCCGCTGAGAACGGCCGCCTTCGCCGCCAGGACGGTGGTCCGGCGCGGCATGGCGGTGAGCGTGACGCGGATCATGCCGGTGCTGTACTCGCCGCCGATCGCCAGCACGGCCAGGATCGCGACGACGGCCTGGCCGAGCTCGACACCGGAGAGGCTGGTCCTGGCCGGGTCCACGGCGCAGCCATCGCCGGGGCACGAGACCGTCGCCGCCGCGCCCATCGCGACGGTCAGCGCGATGACGGCGAGCACGAGCCAGACCGTGCCCGGCGCGGTGCGCAGTTTCGTCCACTCCGCGTGCAGCGCGCGGCGCATACCCGCCGGCCTCATGCGTCCCTCCGGCGGAACAGCAGGACGGCCAGGCCCAGGGCGAGCGCGGCCCAGGCGCAGAGCACGGCGAAGCCGGCCCACGGTGCCAGCGGGAAGTAGCCGTCCGCCGGGGTGTAGACGTTGTCGACCTGGGCGTACTGCCGAGTGCTCTGCTGTACGGCGAAGGCGGACGCCGGCGTGATCCGCAGCAGCCACCGCGCGGCGCCGGTGGGCAGGCCGGTGATCGTGAGGAGGTACGGCAGGACGATGACCACGATGGCGGCGGTGACCGCGATGGCGCTGCGCCGCAGCATCGTGCCGAGGGCCAGGGCGAGCACGGCGGCGACGGCCAGGAGCGCGGCGGTGCCCACCACCACGCGTACCTCGGTGAACGTCGTCGCCGCGTGGACGTAGACGCCGTTGGCGCGCAGTATCCCCGGCCCGAACGCGACGACGATGGCGGCGGCGGCCAGCCCGGTCACGAACGTCACGGCGCCGATCACGGCGGCCTTCGCCACCAGGATCCGGCCGCGCCGCGGGCTCGCGGTCAGGGTCGTACGGACCAGCCCGCGCCGGTACTCGGCGGTGATGAACATCGTGGCGATGACGGCCACCGCGATCAGTCCGGCGAACGTGCCCACGAGCGTCTGGGTGATGGTGGTGCCGAGGCCCGCCGCGCCGGGCACCGCGGGCGCGATGTCGCCGGATCCGGTGACGGTGAACCCGTCGGCGGTCCGCTGGAAGCCTCCGCGCTGGAGCGGCGACCCGTCGGAGAAGGAGCCCGCGCCGGTCCAGGTGGCCGTGGGCCAGGCACCCTGGAGCGTCAGGTGGTCCACTGCGGCGGTGACCTGGCTGGGGGCGGAGGCGTCCCCGCTGACGAGGACCTTGTTGATGGCCTCCGTGTACTGCGGGGAGGTGGCGAACGGTCCGGCCTGTACGGTCGCCGGCAGCCCGGCGAGACGTGCGCTGCCGACCCTGGTCCAGTGGGTGCCGTCCGATGAGGCGTAGCCGGTGACCTCCTCGCCGGAGCGGGTCAGCCGCAGCCAGCGGGGGGACGCCGCGGAGACGCCTCCGGGCGGCCCGGCGGTGTCATGGGTGTAGTCGTACTGCATCCGTACGCCGTGGGCGCCGGTGACCATGATCGCGGCGTAGGCCGATCCGCGCCGGGTGCCGTCCTTGATGATGATCCCGGCCTTGGCCCACGGCACGAGACCGGGGCGGGTGCTCTCGGCGTCCGCCGGTCCGTCGCCGGAGCCGGGGAGCAGACCCGTCAGCGAGGCCACCCGTACGGTGATGCCGCCGTCTCCGGCGAGCGGGCGGTGCACGAAGGTGAAGTCGTCCGTCACCTCCTGCCCGCCCGGCCCGACCGGAAGGGAGCAGCCGGACCCCGGGCCGTTCTGCCCGCAGGACCCTTGGCGCCCGGGGGGCAGTCCCAGGGCCACGATCACCCCCGCCGCGACCACCATGCCGATGACCCAGCCGCGTACGGTACGGAACTTGGTCCACTCGGCGCGTACGAGCCGCAGGAAACCGTCGTGCCCGGTCCCGGTGTCCTCGCGTTCCATCGCGGTCGTGCCGGCGGTCATCGAGCGGCCCCCGTCCCGGCGATCGAGTGGAACTCGACCGAGTCGCGGGTGAGCTCCAGGTAGGCCTCTTCCAGCGTCGCCTGGTGCGCCGACACCTCCGAGAACGGGATGCGGCTCTCACCGAGCAGCGCCACGACCCTCTCGGCCGTGAGCCCGGTAATGGTCAACGTGCCCGGCCCGGCGGCGACCGTGGCGCCCGCCCGCGTCAGCACGGTCGCCGCCTCCGGCGATGCCGTGGTGCGCAGCGTCACCCGGTCACCGGACGCGGCGGCCAGCAGCTCCGCCACGCCGGCGTCGGCGATCACCTTCCCGCGGCCGACCACCACCAGGTGACCGGCGGTGTCCTGCAACTCGCCCATGAGGTGACTGGACACCAGGACCGCGCGGCCCTCGGCGGCGAGCGAACGCAGCAGCCCGCGCATCCACACGATGCCCTCGGGATCCATGCCGTTGAACGGCTCGTCCATCATCAGCACCGGCGGGTCGCCCAGCAGCGCGGCGGCGATCCCCAGCCGCTGCCGCATGCCCAGGGAGAAGCCCCCCGCGCGGCGCCGGGCCACCGTCCGCAGCCCGGTCCGCTCGATCACCGCGTCGACCCGCCGGTCGGTCAGGCCCTGGGAGTGTGCCAGCCACAGCAGGTGGTTGCGGGCGGTACGGCTCGGCTGCAGCGCGCCGGCGTCCAGCAGCGACCCGACGTGGCCGAGCGGGCGCCGCAGGCTCCGGTACGGCCGTCCGCCGACCAGCGCGCTGCCGGCGTCGGCCGCGTCCAGGCCCAGGATCACCCGCATCGTGGTGGACTTGCCGGCGCCGTTGGGGCCGACGAAGCCCGTGACCTGCCCGGGCCGGACGGTGAACGACATTCCGTCCAGCGCGACGGCCGGCCCGAAACGCTTGCGCAGGCCGTTGACGACGATCGTCGCATCGCTCATGTAAGGGTCCTTTTCCGCCGATGGATGACGCTACGAAGGTCGTTGTACGCCGCCGGCGGTGTCAGCCCGGTGTCAGTGCCCGCGCCGCCCACCGACACCGTGCCGACACCGGCGGACTGGCATCGTGAGACCCATGACGCGCCGGGCCGGCGGGAGGGACCGCGAATGAGAGTGCTGGTCGTCGAGGACTTCGAGATCCTCGCCCGGACGATCGGGACCGGGCTGCGCCGCGAGGGCATGGCGGTCGACGTGGTCCTCGACGGCGACGACGCGCTGGAGCGGCTGGCCGTCACCCGCTACGACGTCGTGGTGCTGGACCGTGACCTGCCCGGGGTGCACGGTGACGAGGTCTGCCGCCGGATCGTCGCCGGCGACTCCCCGAGCCGGGTGCTGATGCTGACCGCCGCCGGCACGGTCAGGGAGCGCGTGGACGGCCTGGGTCTGGGCGCCGACGACTATCTGCCGAAGCCCTTCGACTTCTCCGAGCTCGTCGCCCGCGTCCGTGCTCTGGGGCGCCGTCGCGCCGAGGCGCTGCCCCCGACGCTCGAATGCGGTGAGATCACCCTCGACTCCGCGCGCCGGGTCGCGACGCGTGCGGGACGGCGCCTGGAGCTGAGCCCGAAGGAGTTCGCCGTCCTGGAGTGCCTGCTGGCCTCGGCCGGCCGGGTGGTCTCCGCCGAAGAGCTGCTCGAGCGGGCCTGGGACGAGGCCGCGGACCCGTTCACCACGGCGGTCAAGACGACCATCCGGCGGCTGCGGGCCAAGCTCGGCGACCCGCCCGTCATCCACACCGTCCGTGAGGGCGGATACCGGATCGGAGACGTGTGATGACCCGGACAGGGGGACCGCGGCGCCGCCTTCCCCGCCTCACGCTGCGGATCCAGCTCACCCTGCTCTACGCGGGGCCGTTCTTCCTCTCGGGCGCGGCTCTGCTCGCCATCCCGATCCTGCAGGTCAACGACACGGAACCCGCCGGGCTCCAGATCGGTGCACCCCATCCCGCCCTGCCCGAGCCGCACGTCCACCGGGTCCTCGCCGCCTCCGGCATCGGCCTCGCCGTCATGGTCCTGGTCTCCTTCGTGCTCGGCTGGCTGATCGCCGGCAGGTTCCTGCGCCCCCTGCGTATGATCACGGCGACCGCCCAGGACATCTCCGCCAGCAACCTGCACCGGCGGCTCAGGCTCGGCCGCCGTCACGACGAGTTCAAGGAGCTGGGGGAGACCCTCAACGACCTGTTCGGGCGGCTGGAGGCGTCATTCGCGTCACAGCGGCACTTCGTCGCCAACGCCTCTCACGAACTCCGCACCCCGCTGACCGCCGAGCGTGCCCTGCTCCAGGTGGCGCTCGCCGACCGTGATGCCACGACGGAGGCGTTGCGATCGGCGTGCGAGGAGGTGCTGGCCCTCGGCGAACAGCAGGAACGCCTCATCGAGGCACTGCTCACGCTCGCGAGCAGTGAGCGGGGGATCGAGCGGCGCGAACCCTTCGACCTGGCCGAGGTCGCCGCGCACGTGGTCCAGGCCCGCCGCGCGGAGGCCGGGCGCCGGGGCGTACGGATCGACGCCCGCCTCACCCCGGCCCCGGCGGCCGGCGACCCGAGCCTGGTGGAGAGCCTGGTGGCGAACCTGGTGGACAACGCGCTCCGCCACAACGTGACCGGGGGCCGTGTCGAGATCGCGATCACGGCGAACGCCGGGCGGCCCGGCGTCTTCGTCGGCAACACCGGCCCGGTGATCCCGCCCGGCCAGGTCGAGCGCCTCTTCCAGCCGTTCCAGCAGCTGGGCGGTCAGCGGGTCGGCGGGACCGGCGGACACGGACTGGGCCTGGCCATCGTCCAGGCCATCGCCCATGCCCACGACGCCACCCTCTCCGCGCGGGCCCGGCCCGGTGGCGGGCTCGACGTCGACGTGGTGTTCAGCCCTCCCCAGGATGTTCGGCCGCCGCCGGCTCAGCCGGACGCACGTCGTCGTTGAACTCCATCTCGGGAGGCGCGACGCGGAAACCCCTGGTCAGGTACACCAGGTACGCGATGCCCAGGGCGAGCCAGATCAGGCCGAGGGTCAGCGCCCGGCCGTCGAGGTGGACCAGCAGCCAGATGTCCACCAGGGCGCCGACCGCCGGGACGATCACGTTGGGCAGCAGCCGGCCGCCGGAGCCGGACCTGCGTCCGCGGACGAAAGTGGCGATGACGCTCAGGTTCACGAAGGTGAAGGCCGTGAAGGCGCCGAAGTTGATGAAGGACGTCGAGGTCGCGACGTTGAGGCGGAGCGCGATGAGACCGACCACTCCGGTGAGCAGGATGTTGAAGGCCGGGGTGCGGAAGCGCGGGTGGACGTAGCCGAACAGCCTGCGGGGCAGGACCGAGTCGCGGCCCATCGCGAACAGCAGTCTGGACGTGCTGGCCTGCGCCGCGATCCCGGACGCGAACTGGGCCACGACCAGCCCGGCGAGGAAGATCGAGGAGAACAGGTCCCCGCCGATCGTCTTTGCGATCTCGAAGGCCGCCGAGCTGGAGTCCTTGAACGCGCTTCCGGGGTGGGCGAGCTGGGTGGCGTACGCGACCACGATGAAGATGGCGCCGCCGATCAGCGCGGTGAGCAGGATCGCGCGGGGCATCGTCCGCTTCGGGTCGACCGTCTCCTCCGTGAGCGTGGTGACCGCGTCGAAGCCGAGGAAGGAGTAGGCCGCGATCGCCGCTCCGTCCGAGATGCCGGACAGCGTCGTCCCGTGGTGGAAGAACGGCGTGCTCCCGGCGATCGCCGACCCGCCGCCCACGTGCACGACGTGCCGCAGCGACAGCACGACGAAGATCGCGATCACCAGGATCTGGAAGACCATGAGCAGGTCGTTGACCCGTTCGGCGGTCTTGATGCCCAGCAGGTTCAGGACGGTCGTCACGACGATGTAGGCGAGGATCCACGCCCAGAAGGGCACCCCCGGGAACTTCGCCTGCAGGTACGCGCCGCCGATGAGCCAGATGACCATGGGCAGGAAGAAGTAGTCGAGCAGCGTGGCCCAGCCGACGAGGAACCCGATGCGGGAGTCGATCGCCCGCCGGACGTAGGTGTACGCGGAGCCGGCGACGGGATGGGCGGCCGCCATCCGCCCGTAGCTGTAGGCGGTGAAGAGCATGGCCACGAGCGCGAGCAGGTACGCGGTCGGAACCACGCCGTCGGTGGTGGTCGCCACGACGCCGAAGGTGCCGAGGACGATCAGCGGGGTCATGTAGGCGAGGCCGAACAGGACGACGGATCGGAGCGTCAGGCTCCGCGTGAGCGTGCTGGGGGTCTCCATTGAACGGCTCCGTGCGACGGTGATGCGGGATGGGCGGGGGAGTGCCTCAGGGGGTCTCGGCCGGGGGCACAGGGTGGCCGGCGGGATGCCATCGGCGAGGGTCGATCCGGCCCTCGTACAGGGGGAGCGCGATCGGGGCGTCGGCGTCGGTGAACTGGTCCCACATGCGGTTCACCCCGGCGGTGCCATGGGTCCGCACACGCGTGACGTCGTCCAGGTCCAGTACGTCGGCCAGCACCGCCGCGGCGTCGCCCGGAGCCTCGGCGCGCACGGCGCCCTCCGGGTCCACCACGAGGCTGTGTCCCATGCCGACCGGCCCCGCGGTGTTGACGCTGACGACGAAGACCTGGTTGACGATGGCGTTGGCGCGGGCCAGGACCAGCTCCTGAGCACGGTCCCTGGTCGTGGTCATCACCGGGTTGATGATCACTTCGGCGCCCATCCAGGCCAGGTGCCGGGCGACCTCGGGGAACCAGACGTCGTAGCAGATGGCGAAGCCGACCCGGCCGATCCCGTCGAGGTCCAGCACGACGAACCGGTCGCCGGGCACGTACGGCTCGTACGGCCGCCACGGGAAGATCTTGCGGTACGACGCGGCGAGGCGGCCCTCCGGGGAGAAGGCCAGCGCCGTGTTGAAAAGCTCGCCCGCGTCGCCGCGTTCGCAGACGCTGCCCGGGATGAGCCAGATGCCCAGGTCGCCGGCGAGTTCGGCGAGTGCGGCCACGCGTCGTCCGTCCAGCGGCTCGGCCGCCTCCTGGAGTTGTTCCTTCTCCTCGCCGCGCGCCGTGTCGACGCCGCACAGGTGCAGCTCCGGGTAGACGAGCACGCGCGTACGCGGGAACCGCGCGAGCAGGTCCTCGACCTCGCGGGCGAAGCCGGAGATCGGTGCCGTGGCCGGACGCGGAGGCAGCTGGGCCAGTGCGACGGGCAGTGGTCGGGCCACGTTTCACCTGCTCTTCCGGTCGGCAGCGCGTACGCCGTGTCCTGTTGGCGACAAAATAGAGCAAGTTGAGCAGTTATCCAAGATCGCGCGTCAACGGATCCATCGCCGCGTGGTTAGAGTGACCCTCATGCCCGCCCCCCTCGACGTACCGGATCCGGGCGGAAAGCAGGCGGCCGCGCGGCTTCGCGGCCCGGCGCTCAACGGCATCCGGCGGCTTTCGGCACTGGACACGGTGCGTGCCCGGATCGCGCTCGCCGTCGACCTCGGGCTGCTCGTCCCGGGCGAGCGCCTGCCCGCGACCGGCCAGATCGCCCAGGCTCTCGACGTCGGAGAGATCACGGTCCGGCGAGCGCTCGTCTCCCTGTGCGAGGACGGGCTCCTCGAACGCCGTCGGGGCAGGAACGGCGGCACCCTCGTCGCCGAACGCCCGGCCCGGCGGGCCGTCGAGGCCATGGACGCCTATCGTTCGGCCGCCGCCGACGTGCACCGGCTGATCGACCACCGGCTGACCTTGGAGTGCGGCATCGCGTACCTGGCGGCGGTGGGTGCGGGAGACGCGGAGGTCGATCGGCTCGACCGCCTGGTGGAGGAGATGGACCGGGCGCCGAGCTGGGCGGAGTTCCACAGCTGTGACGAGCGGTTCCACCTCGCCGTGGCCGCCGCGACCGGCGTCGACTCGGCTACCGAGCCCTACGGCGCGGTCCTGCGTGAGCTGTACCGGTACTACCTGCCCTACCCCCTGGAGACGCTCCGCCGGTCCAATGACGAGCACCGCGCCCTGGTGGCCGCGATCCGCCGCCGCGACCTGGCGGCCGCGGCCGGCGTCGCACGTGAGCACGTGGTGCAGCTGCACCGGACGATGTTCGTAGGCCTGACGGAGACGAACACGCCGAAGCCTTCGGCGTAGACGATTCCCGGTAGGAGCGTGCTGTCGTAGCGCGACCCACGAAGTCGCCTTTCCGTTGCACCATTAAGCCATCAGGAAGTACGTGAAACGGCAGAGATACAACGCCGATACAAGGCCCGTGACGAGTACAGGTATCGGAGCGAGCGCCGCGACCCGGGATCTGTGGGCCAGTACACCGCATGCCCCGATGAGCACCACTGTTATCGCGGCGGTCCCCAGCCAGAAACCGAACGCCACTTCTTCGGCCGTAGTGGGCGAGTCGCAAGATGGGGGTCGTGGACCCGGTATGATGGGAGCGCAGTCCAACCGCGCCCCGGCGATCGTTTCGATAAATGCGGAAACATACAAGCTCGGCAGTGCTGCGATGATGGCGGCGATAACCATAAGCCAGCCGAGAACGCGATTCCAAGTTCCGGGCCGCATAAATCTAGGGGCCCGCCATTCGGTGACCATCGAATGACCTGCCAGAAGAAGAAGTCCCAGCAGAAAAAGCAAGAACAAGCCTGGCAAGAAAATCGATTCTTTAGCGACTGCCCGCAAGACTACTGTGGTTTTACAGGTGAAATACGCGGCCAGCATCATCGCCAGAACCCAAAGAGACAAGGCGATCCAGCCCAACCATCGAACGCGGTTCAGCCTGGTCGAGCTTTCAGTGTTCAAAACAACCTCTTATCGAGTAAGGCTTTGGCGCGTTGAAGTCGCATCGACCACAAAGATCCGCCGCATGACCCGACCCTAGAAGCCGGCCGCGCAGATCATCTGGACGGCCTGTGCGGAAACTGTGAAGATCCACCGCTGGCGGATGGTGCCTTCCACGTCGTCCTGACCGACCGGGGTGACGATCCGCTGGAGACCTGTCTTGACGACGTGCGGACCGCAACGGCGGAGCAGCGCCGCGAGGACCGCCTCACCCGACGCTCTCAGGCGACGTGTTCGCGCTGGTCGAGGCGCACGACGGGCCGCCGCGTACGCCAGAGGACGACTGAGCGCCCGGGTCGTCAGGCCTGCGTGTTCTGGATCCGGCGCCGGTAGACCCAGGCGACCGGAAGGTTCAGCAGGAGCAGCAGCAGCGCGAGATAGCGGACGCCGGGCACGAAGGTCGCGAGCACGAGGGCCAGGACGAGAAGGCCCAGGTTGAACATCCCCATGAAGAACTGCGGGTCGGGCACGCCACCGGGGTTCCTGGCGACGTCGGGGTCCCTGCGGGTTATCAGGACCATGCCCATCAAGCACGCGTCGGCCGCCAGTATCGTCGCGATATAGAAGATCGCCGTGAAGCGGTCGTCGTCGAACCCGCCGATCATCTCGGTGGGGAACGGCAGCACCACGATGGTGAGCAGCCACCACAGGTTCACGTTCAGCAGCCAGCGGTTGTAAGACTTGATCTGCTCGAAGAGCCGATGGTGCGACATCCACAGCCGGCCGATGACGAAGAAGCTCAGCAGGAAGCTGTAGATCTTCCACTGGTTCTCGGTGATCACTTTGAGCGATTCGGTGTGCTCGGCGGCGGCCTCAGGGACCACGTCGGCCAACGGCAGGATGAGCAGGGTCAGGGCGATCGCGACGACGGCGTCGCTGAAGAACACCAGACGTTCGGCGGACCGCTCGACGCTCGATGACATGGCGGGGGGATCCCTCACTGGACCGGGGGGTTGACCGGCCGCAGCCTACCGGCCCGTGGGTACGGCGCGGAGTAAGGACCGCTCAGTCGCTCTCCACCTTGCGCGCGGCGTCGAACAGCGCCGTCGCCGCGTCGCGGGCGGTGGTGGACGCGGAGGGATCCCGGTCCATCCGGGCCGACAGACTCGCACCGTCGTACAGGAGGTGGAGCTGGCGGGCCAGGGCGTCGGGATCGGCCACCCCGGCCTCCTTGGCGAGGTCGGTGAACATGGTCCGCACCCAGGCGCGGTAGTCGTCGGCGGCCTGAAGGATGAATCCGCCCTGCGTGGCCTCGGCGCTGGCCCTGACGAAGGCGCACCCGTTGAACGCGGGGTCGGTGAACAGCTCGCCCTGTGCGTCGAAGACCCCGAGCAGCCGCTCGCGCGGGGTGCGGAAGCGCGTCAGTGACCGGTTGATGCGCTCGCTCGTACGGGCGTGGCGGGACTCGAGGTAGGCGCGGACGAGCTCTTCCTTGCTGCCGAAGGTGTTGTAGAGCGAGGCCTTGGCGACGCCCGCGTGCTCGACGATGCGGTCGATGCCGACGGTCTGCACGCCCTCGCGGTAGAAGAGCTCGTTGGCGGCGTTCAGCAGGCGCTCGCGTACGGACGGTTTGGCGGCGGCTCTTGTCGGCACGGCCCGCTCCTTTCAGACAGACCTGTCTAGGGTATTGCGCCCGGGCGCCCTCGTCCCGTCACTCGCGCCGGGATGTGCGCCTGGTCGTCCGGGGGTCAGGCGCGGGCGGCGGAGGGCTTGGAGGTCAGCAGGCCGGCCAGTGCCACGGCGGCGAGGACGATGATGGCGATCCCGTACTCGCGTGCCGTGGTGAGCAGGCCGCCGAAGTGGACGACGAGGACGCCTGCGAGGACGGCCGGGGCCCCCAGGCCCAGGTAGGAGACGACATAGAGGAGGGAGAGGACGCCGGCGCGCTCATGCGGGCGGGCCAGCGGCACGACCAGCCGGATGCCGCCCTGGAAACCGCTGCCGAAACCGACGCCGGCCACCGCGCTGCCCGCGAAGAAGCCGGCCGCCGAACCCGCGTCGACCGAGATGAGCGTGACGGCCACACCGGCGATCAGCGTGAGGACCCCGGTGTACAGGACGGTACGTGTGGGCGCGTTGCGCAGGACGAGGACGGCCACCGCGGCGACGCCGGCGAGGACGAACAGGCTCAGGCCGCCGTACAGGGGCGAGTGCGAGTGAACGAGGGTGCCGGTGAGCGCGGGGCCGAGCGAACCGTAGAAACCGGCCAGCGCCCAGACCGCGAAGAGCACCGGGGCGGCGATTGCGACCTGGCGGCGTACCTGGCGTGGGAGGGCGATCCGCGGGACGAGGCTGCCGATCGCCCCGGGCTCGGGCCGCACCGTCTCGCGCAGCAGTGTCACGCCGGCGGCCTGCAGGAAGAACACCACGAGCAGCAGGAGGTAGACCAGGTGGGTCGGGGCGGGGAGGTACCGGATGATCAGCGCCGAGGCGAGCGCGCCGGATGCCGTGCCGATCCCCGGTGCGACGGAGTTGGCGATGGTGCCCCGCGGCCGGTCGATGTCGAGCATGGCCGCGCCGACGGTGCCCAACGCGGCCCCGGTCGACAGGCCCTGGATGACGCGGGCCGTCAGTAGCGCGGTGACACCGCCCGCGCTCGCGAAGACGAGCATCGCCGCGGCCTGGACCATGAGGGCGGCGAGCAGCACGGGCCGCCGGCCGAGGTGGTCGGAGATCCTCCCCACGACCAGGAGCGCGGCGAGCACGGCGATGGCGTAGACGCCGAACACGACGGTGGTGGTGATCGGGCTGAAGCCCCATTCGCCCTGGTAGACGGCGTACAGGGGCGTCGGGGCACTGGAGGCGGCGAGGAGGGACACGATGATCGAGGCCAGAAGCGCCAGGGCCGCGGCCGGCCTTCGCGTGACCGGATGTCGCACGTGGTCTCCTGCGGGGACGGCGGTGCCGGGCGGGCTGGAGGTCGTGCTGGTCATGGTCGTGGCACCTTTTGAACTGATCGGTCTATCTGGCTGATGTGATCAGAAAATAGACAGGGTTGTCTGTTCCTGTCAAG
It encodes:
- a CDS encoding FadR/GntR family transcriptional regulator, with product MPAPLDVPDPGGKQAAARLRGPALNGIRRLSALDTVRARIALAVDLGLLVPGERLPATGQIAQALDVGEITVRRALVSLCEDGLLERRRGRNGGTLVAERPARRAVEAMDAYRSAAADVHRLIDHRLTLECGIAYLAAVGAGDAEVDRLDRLVEEMDRAPSWAEFHSCDERFHLAVAAATGVDSATEPYGAVLRELYRYYLPYPLETLRRSNDEHRALVAAIRRRDLAAAAGVAREHVVQLHRTMFVGLTETNTPKPSA
- a CDS encoding TMEM175 family protein; amino-acid sequence: MSSSVERSAERLVFFSDAVVAIALTLLILPLADVVPEAAAEHTESLKVITENQWKIYSFLLSFFVIGRLWMSHHRLFEQIKSYNRWLLNVNLWWLLTIVVLPFPTEMIGGFDDDRFTAIFYIATILAADACLMGMVLITRRDPDVARNPGGVPDPQFFMGMFNLGLLVLALVLATFVPGVRYLALLLLLLNLPVAWVYRRRIQNTQA
- a CDS encoding TetR/AcrR family transcriptional regulator, translated to MPTRAAAKPSVRERLLNAANELFYREGVQTVGIDRIVEHAGVAKASLYNTFGSKEELVRAYLESRHARTSERINRSLTRFRTPRERLLGVFDAQGELFTDPAFNGCAFVRASAEATQGGFILQAADDYRAWVRTMFTDLAKEAGVADPDALARQLHLLYDGASLSARMDRDPSASTTARDAATALFDAARKVESD
- a CDS encoding MFS transporter; this encodes MTSTTSSPPGTAVPAGDHVRHPVTRRPAAALALLASIIVSLLAASSAPTPLYAVYQGEWGFSPITTTVVFGVYAIAVLAALLVVGRISDHLGRRPVLLAALMVQAAAMLVFASAGGVTALLTARVIQGLSTGAALGTVGAAMLDIDRPRGTIANSVAPGIGTASGALASALIIRYLPAPTHLVYLLLLVVFFLQAAGVTLLRETVRPEPGAIGSLVPRIALPRQVRRQVAIAAPVLFAVWALAGFYGSLGPALTGTLVHSHSPLYGGLSLFVLAGVAAVAVLVLRNAPTRTVLYTGVLTLIAGVAVTLISVDAGSAAGFFAGSAVAGVGFGSGFQGGIRLVVPLARPHERAGVLSLLYVVSYLGLGAPAVLAGVLVVHFGGLLTTAREYGIAIIVLAAVALAGLLTSKPSAARA